DNA from Dromaius novaehollandiae isolate bDroNov1 chromosome 12, bDroNov1.hap1, whole genome shotgun sequence:
CACACAGACCTTACCCCTTTCCTATTACTTAACTGTTTTTGCTCCCAGGACAAAGGACACAATGTATTCACTGGATTCCTGTGCTTCAGGGATCCCATTTGTCTCAAACACCTTTTGCCAGTATTTGACCACATCAACAGCAGTCACCAGCCCAGCTCTTGTGCTGAAGCTCTGCCTCAGAGACAACTGCTTGGGGCTGAGCATAAGAGTTTTAGTTTGACTCAACCCTACTGACACACATCGAGACGAGAGACCCAAGAACCTCACGAGCAGTGGGCGGGTGAGGTATCTCATTGCTGCAAAGGGCACTCTGGCTTCCACGTGTGTTCCTCCTTGCTGTCAGCTGATCTAATCAGGCATGAGCCTCTCACTGGACACCTGGTGCTGCCACAGGCCGCTGCAGTGAAAGACCAGCTGACCACAGTTGGTGGAATCTCCTCAGGGCAGCGTGAAAGCACCACTGGCACAtgtgcagctctgctggcctaaagaggggaggaaagaacACAGCATGAGGTCATACGTGCCCTGAcagaacacagactgcttgtccAACTCACAGCCCACAGGAACAAAACCAATTACTCACTTTCTAAGAGAATTACCCTAAACGAAGGTTTGAGCAAGAGCTGAACAGCTCTTCCACTGGAATCCATTTCTCTGCAGGCCAGAACTGCAGAGGCCGGGCTGTGCCCTTGGCAAGGAAGAAGCAAGCGTGCCTACAGGCACCTCTCTCCTGACTGACCTTGAACCCAGCACACCCCAAACACACCAACCCTCAGCTCCAGTCCTTAGCTCTCCACCCCACTGGTAGGTCACCCTGGCTCCCTGCAGGAAGACCTTCAGTCTCACCtaagttcttccttttcttcctccctcctttcaaAAGCCTTAAGCCCTAGGCTAGTGGGTGCACTCACAGAAGAGCTTCTTGACTCCTGTTCTCAGAAGCAAGGGCCTTCCACAGCCACTACCCATGCAGCAGGGGCAGTGCTGAGGTGCTAAGAGCAGGGAAAGCAGAACAGCTCATGATGAGGTATAACCGAGAGAGAAAAACACCTGAAAGAGACAAAGGCCAGTGCAGGCAAACCCTGCAAGGGGGAAGTCAGTCTCTTATAGGAGAGAACAGGCACAGCCAgacatggaggggaaaaaaaacaaagatgactACAGAGAAACACTAGGAGACCAAACTTTCCAACACAGCTGTTGCATATCAGACTTGGAGCTGTGTTTTAATGGAGACTGGAGGCAAACAGAACCACCACCCCACTTCTCTGCTGTGATCTACCAGACGTCGAGACTCCCTGCTCCTTCTGACTCACAATCCCTGCAGCCACTGCGGGTTTCCCTTACTGTCCGTTCCTAATCCTCTATTGATGGCTGCTTTTCATCACTGTCCCGGAGAGCCTACGCCACCACCCTCCAGAAAACCACCACACAGACAATGCAATACCCCTCATGagcagctgccagcccccagggATGGTGGCTCTCTGCTCCATACTGCTGCTGTGCAGCAGAGGGGAGCTCTGGAGAAGCCAGGCCAGCTCCCGCTCAGGAAGACGCAGTGCACGCAgggaagcagctgcctggggcctgcACTGCCCCTGCTGCATGGTGAGATGAAAGGAAGAGCCAGGCCTCCATAGCCCTTCTTGGTGAAACCAACCCAAACCAGAGAATAgctggggaaggagcagagggaaCACCCCTGCAGCAAAGACCTCAGGGCTGCCTTATCTGACAGTTACTGCCACCTCCTGGTGAGGGAGCAGGTGCTCTAAGAGGCAGGGATCCCCCAGCTTCACACCTTTACTACCTCCAGCAGCGAGGTAAAAAGAGCCCCTATGAATACTTGCCTTCATGTTACGCATAAGCAGCCTGACAGTTACAGTATTCACAGAGCAGCTCCCCACTTCAAGGCCCTGTTCTCTGGATGCTGCTGCATGAGGAATAACACATTAAGCGTTAGTGTTGTCAGGGAGGCAGAGGAGACTGTGGAAGCCCCTGGCTACAATAACACTGCCACTGCTGTCACTGTTAACCAGGGAGGCTTCGGCTACGGATGCGGGGCCCTGCCAAGGAACACTCCCCGCATGCTGCTTCTCAGTACAAATACCTGCTCGCACACGGAGAGAAAATAGAGtttttccccctgcagctctGTGATCTGGTCTACCCTAggtgcagcccagccccagccgcagctccccaCTCACTGCGACCCAGCACAcgcagcggcggcagcgcggaggcccggcccggcccgctcggtGCTGCCGCCTCCCCCGCACGGCCGGCCGCTCCCGGGCCGGGACCCGCACCGCAGCGAGGCTGCCTCCTCCtgcggccgcgggagccgccccAAGCTAACGGCCGGCTCCGCCCGGGCCCGAGCCCAGCCCTCGCCGCTGGCCCCGCGCCCCAGGCCCGGCtacccgggcggcggcggcggggcccggcggaggGGGCACGCCCGCGAGCGACGCCTCACCTCAGGGCCGGCCGCGCCCAGAAGGGCGGCGCGGCTCCCCACGCCGGCAGCTCGCGGGCCGGGCCCGCACAGCCGCCGCGCCCCCACCACTCACCGAGCGCCGGCAGCCGTCGCGCCGGcagcgcgccgccgcgccgctgagTGACAGGCGCGCTGGCCAACCCCGAGCCGAGCCCTGCGGGCGCCAGCCAATCGCctggggcgcggcgcggcgcggcggggcgaggcgggcgctgccggccgtgcggcggcgcgggcgcgcgcgcggagcggagaggccccccgccccccgggcagcgcggggccccgcgcccccccctcccccggcggcccggcctgccccgccccgccccgccccgcctctcccgggcagcggcgcccgggggggccggacgcctcgCCGGGGAGCGCTCGGTAAGTgcggggcgggcccggggcgctgtggggcgggagcggggccgctcggggcggcggagccggctACAGGTGCCCGAGGAgcgaggcggccccggccgcgccgcctcggAGGAGCCGGGGCGGCGCCCGGCGAGgggaggcgcggggcggccggcggggccggggcgaggccgctgcccgccggggaggggccgggcgcaggccgcgccgcggggcggtTGGGCCGTGAGGGGCTGCGCGGCCCAGGGCGGCTGCGCCCGGGCAGGGAAACTGCGCGGGTGGGAAACTCGGCCACGGCGAGGAGAGAAGTGGCCCCCCGTGAGGGCAGAGCCCCAAGGCCGTCGGAGCAGCCCCGAGGTGGTGCCCCCTCCTCAGCCGGGGGGGCTGGGTGTCAGGCGATCGTTTTTACTTTGGTTTCTTACCAGCTCGTGGCTAGAGCGGCAGCGAGGTCGCTGGGGAGCGTCCCGACGGGTGTCTGACGGgtgggacggacggacggacgcggTTCGCGTCACCCCTCAGCCTGCGGGCAGCCCTCGCGCCTGGGCGTCTGCGGTGGTGGGAGAGGAGGTGCAGGTTGACGCCCTGGGAAGCTGCGTCCCGTAGCCGGCAATAGCCAAATGCCACTTGTTACCAATATGCCCGATTCCTTAGAGACGCTTCATTTTGGGGAAGTAATACTGAAAATACTAGTTGTTATTTGCCTTCTTCACCCAGAGACCCTGTGACACATCTTCATCCCTGTGACACAAACCTCTATTCCTGTCAGACCCAGGAGGAAACTGCAGCACAGAGAGATTAAAACCAAGACTGAGAAAACCCAGCAGCTTCAAGCTAGTGCCTGACATGATGCTCTACATCCCAGAGCATTAGCCACTGCAACTCCTATCAGGGATCAGTTTGGAAGTGTTGACATAAGAGAGAAACAAACATATTCTCCTTATTCCCAGAGCCAGCAAGCCTGGCATGAGGCGGTCCTGGCAGTGTGAGGAGTTCTCGCTTGGTGCAGTCAGTGGAATTATGCCAGCTCgcagcagctgaggatctggtTCCTCTCCTGTTCCTTCTGTTACGTTTGTGCCTGGACTCTGCAGACACCTGCCAGCAATAGGTAGCTGTCCCTAGCCCTAGAGCAGCCGTCAGAGACATGGAGCATGCCCAGCCTGCAGATCAAACGTCTAGCACAAGGATGACAACTGGGAAAGGATGGTGGGAGGAAAGATCATCCCCCATGAGCTCTACCAATGTAAGCCGTGGGCCATACTTGCTGTTGGCCTCCCAGCTGACCACAGGGTTAGCCTGGACCAGAAGGGGCTTGGGAACAGAAATACTCTCATCTGGCCTTGGAACTAGTTGTCTAAACCATGTCAGAAACCTTCACGGCCAGGAACACTTTTAGAGCTAGGTCTCTGGGCTTGAGCATCCCTCAGCATGGATGGGGTCCTGATAGTATGAACAAGAGCCCCTGTCTCCACTTGATCAGATCTTCTTCTGGCTAATTTTGACCTACCCCTACTTATTTCAGCAGAGCGATGCTCAGCAGCGCAGTGTCTGGTTGCTACAGAACAGGTCTTACCCGAAGGCTTATGATCAGCTTGAATATCTAAGTTCAGGTGGTTCTCCAAAACTGACAATAGATTCAGGTGGAGGCCTAACCATTATGTTTCCAAAATTCAGGAGCTGTTTGAGATCCAGAGTCATACTTTGCAAAGCCCTTGGGTCTGCTTCACTGCTTAgactctgggtttttttccactttttgtttgcttggtgatgacttttttttaatatgaattattGTCATGGAGAGTTTCCCTGAATAGAACAGATCAATGATTCTCTGTGTGTGGCTGCTCTGTCTACGCAACACTTGCTCATCagttcccttccctttccctgctgggcagtagctgctgctgctgttgtggcaCTGAGTAGACCAGATCCAGTGGCACAGAGGGTAGAAGTATGCAGATGCACTCTGATTTCAGATTTCCCATGTTTGTGCCTGATTGTCCGATACCCCTGAGCTCCACTGTGGTCAATAATGGCTGGGGAAGTCCAGGTGCTGTGTAGTCTGAACCAGGTGTATGTGGTTTTGCAGTCAGTGGAGGATACTTTCCCGCTCAGCCTGCAATGAACCCATGCCCCAGCATGTTGTTAGCTGGGATCAGACCAAAAGTACTGTTTTCACATTTCCTTGGAAACTTGTGAGAGTTTGACTTCTCCTCCCACAGTCTCCTCGGCATCTCAAAatctcccagcagctcctgcttcaCAGAGCTGTTTATAGGGAACTGAGAGACACATCCTGCATGTGTGGTGAGAGATTTACATGCTCGGGGAGATGCAGGACAAGTGCTTTGCGAGCCAAGATGGCTAGTCAAGCTGCTGGCTGATCACAGGGAGGCCTGGTGCTGTTTGCCTGATGCAATTTCTCTGCTCCAATTGTTAGAGACAGATGTTAATCACACTGCTTAATGCAGTTATGGACAGCAGTAGGGCATCAAAGTAATGGGAACTGCGCAATAACCTTGCCTAGAATAGAACAGAAGGAGCAGAACAGTGGCTCATTTCTCTTTGCAGGCATGTCTTTCTGTTCAGAGCCCATTAACCCCTGTGTCCCAGCTGCTGGAGATGTAACATCAACTAAACTACAGAGAAATTTTCAGAGGACTGCTATGATAGTTCTTGGGGTTTACACTGCTCTACTCCAGAGGTAGCTGCATTTTCAGTGAAGCAATTCCTGGACTAATGTTATTACAGTAATTTTATAAACAAAGTTCTGCAAGTACTTCTGAAAGGATCATCCCAGGGTATTTTGCAATGCCTGATCATTTGTACAATAGAAGCATGAAACATTCAGAGCCTTTCATGTTTTCAGCATGAATAGATCTGTCGAATTTCACAAGGCCAATCTGAAATAGGacccattttaaaattaatattgataATTAGCAGTGCATGACTAAGACTGAGTGGGAGCCCTGATGGGAGACTTGAGAAATACTCACTTTCTATAGTAGCAGATGGGGGACCAGTGCAACCCACTACTTTTAAGGAAGCTGCCTTACCAGAGTGCACGGGCTGAGGAACACCAATGCAGTGGATAGTGCAGTGACTTACCGGCCACCAGTGACTACCACAGCAAGGAAGTTGTACTGGGTTCAGTAAAAAGCATCCTGAGGTATGTATGCCTCAGAGCCGAGTGCCATTTTGTGGGATCTGTTTCTACTGATAAACGTAAAGGGATTTTTATACTTTTCCCTGAAtttaaagcaagagagaaaagagaagcaggaagatGCTGTTCCTCCCTAGGTAGGAGACCATGTGGCTCCCCTGGGGCAGACCAAATTGAGAGGAGTTCTGAGACTGGCCCCAGGTAGATCTGCCAAGTGCCTGCGAGGAGGCTGAAGCAGTGAGGGGAGGGCGTATCACTAACTTCAGGTGAATCAGGCAGGGCTTTTGGGGGCTCTCGGTACCCctgaaaaatcatttgtttttattttgaatgggCTTCTGTGAGCTGCTCTCAAAAATTGTACTAGTGAATCAGTGAGCTTTGGGAAAGTTGGTGCCCATCTCTAAGAGCTTTGCACTGTGCATCTATTCTCATTCTCTTCTAGGTAGAAACCAGTGTGGTTGTCATGAAGAAAACCCATCAACGATGGTGCTACAGGATAGCTCTCGTGTGAGGGTCCTTGCTGTGAGGGGCACCTTTCCACTGCTGTAGCTGGAACCAAAGTCTTGAGTGGGTAGAGACAACCGCTTGGTAAAAACTATCAGGCAGCTATCAGGATGAGTAACAGCTCGCCCTCTATACGTGACTTGTATCACAGCACTACTGCCACAGCCAAGCCAGACCCAGGGACAACAGTGGATGTGACTGTACCAGAAACAGCTACCATAAGCCCTGAAACTACCAGTTTCAACAGCACCAAAATCCCAGATGTGGTCAGCAGTGGACCTGGCATGAGCACGATGCTGCTGTCCTTTGGAATCATTACTGTGATTGGGTTGGCTGTAGCAATGGTAAGACAGATCTgctaaatatttctctctcttccgAGGGTGGGGGGTGACGAAGGGGCTCTGGGACTGGTTTGGGCTGGATAACTTCATTGTTCAAGGCTTACCCAGAAATGGTGGGAACTGATAGTTTCTGAGATCCCTTTCCTTTAAGGCCTCTTTCCTGTGCTCGTGGAGAAGAGCGTCTGGCCGTAGCGTGTATATGCTCATAGGAATACTACAAGTGTCCAACGCTTCTGCGGTCTCCCTGCGGTCTACTCCAGGCAGAGTGCTCGGCAGGCCTAGAGGAAGCCATAGGTAGTATAAGCACTTTTAATAGCAATAGGAAGTgaagttaaaataaatcaaagcagATTCTGCTCTGACTTGTTAGTTGGAATAGCTGCATTGATTTAAACCTTGTCTATGCAGGGGGCCCGCAAGAAAGTTCACCcagattaatttttaaagcagACTGTTGAAACCATGTTAATCTCCTCTGTGGACATCCCTTTCTGAATTAAAGCAGCCTGAATCCATTTTAGCTAGATTCATTCCAGACTGCATTTCTGGAGTTCTACTCGCTGAATATCAGCAGAGTCCTCAAGGATTTGCTGTATGTAACTAACCCTGCCATTAATGTTGTAGGCAGAAGATTTCAGAAACTGTAGTTCTGGGCCTGACATGGACAATGCAAgtgctgcagtttttcttttgctatatAACCAGTCATTTACCTGCCAACAGAGAATGAAGGTAGCAGCAAGCTCCAGTTCCTCGTATGAGGAAGAGCTTCGCTAATACAGTACAACCAACAGAGGAACCTACAGA
Protein-coding regions in this window:
- the C12H3orf18 gene encoding uncharacterized protein C3orf18 homolog isoform X3; this encodes MSNSSPSIRDLYHSTTATAKPDPGTTVDVTVPETATISPETTSFNSTKIPDVVSSGPGMSTMLLSFGIITVIGLAVAMAQGGVFPKAPKRTWKHYPGNDHKFLRATPSVPSSQNKALEAKSLAFLPAQPLLLADTRFCISERGRG
- the C12H3orf18 gene encoding uncharacterized protein C3orf18 homolog isoform X2, with protein sequence MSNSSPSIRDLYHSTTATAKPDPGTTVDVTVPETATISPETTSFNSTKIPDVVSSGPGMSTMLLSFGIITVIGLAVAMVLYIRKRKRLEKLRHQLMPMYNFDPTEEQDELEQELLEHGRDAASSQASQNKILLTSQGALQRPSRLVFTDVANAINA